A window of Microtus pennsylvanicus isolate mMicPen1 chromosome 16, mMicPen1.hap1, whole genome shotgun sequence genomic DNA:
CCACAATTAAACCGTGAGGAAGAGGACAGGTGAAGGAAGCTGACCCCAATGACAGCTGCTGTGAATCAAACCTTTTGTTTAATATTTCAAATTCCCCGATGGGTTTGCTTCCACTGTGAAACTTTGAAGTCTCTCCATCTGAGGTGCAATCAGCTCATCTCTGTGTGTAGCCTGGTTCCATTTCCTTCACATTGCACCGCCGCCACCACCTGCTTCTAATGCAGACAAGAGGGACAGGGAGGcaaaaacagagaggaaaagcGGGATCTCTCCTGAGACaccagagaagggaagagatgagATATGCAGCCTGCGTGGCCCTTGCAAGACTAAAGGGTATTATGTAATGACCCAGGGGACAGAAAATAATCAGTTGACAAAACATGAACTGCCTTAAGTTAGCCTTAAACCTAACCAATGGAATTTAAATCCTCAGCTAGCTGAGTAAGCTTTTCCTATgaccttctttaaaaaaaaaaaaaaaaaaaaaaaagctttttaaatgttttcccaaGCCAAATATATTTCTGGTCGACTTTAAACTATGTTCTTCATTCcttttcacattttaattaaaattgttgGCTGTAGTTATTAGGGAAGGTTCTAGAACCTGAAAGAAACCGtgtctgttttaatatttaagcTCACCGTGGTATCTTCGCTTATCATTCATAACTCTATCAGCATTAAGCTTAGTCTTCTGCTCTGTGATGTTCAACCATGACCTCAGACTTATTTTGGTAtgatcttttttaatttaaaacgaGTCTAAGAAACCAGGCAAGGCGAACCAATTGGCTTTATATCAAATTAAGGGTGTGTATACTTGAAGCATCCTGGAAGTCATCTGTTCggtatattttaagaaattggcGTACGGcagtattttccttttcttaagcTGAAGCAGGTCCACAGAGCGCTGAAGGCCACTGCTTCCTTCTGGAAGTACTTTTTCTCTTGGAGTTTAGCTTGAGCGTTGTCTCAACAGGAGGCAGACACCACCCCCATCTGGCAGCCGAGGCATAAAACTCCACATTACACTCTTCAAGATGGTCTAATCTAGTTTGGAGGCAAATGCCTTAATCATAGAGAGAATCCAGTTCCCAGGCACTGAGCGATGTTCTCAGTCATTCGTGGCTTTAAGAATCGGAGCCCTGTCTCCCCCCTTTCTGTAAACTCCCCTGCTTGTCTTGAAACAGAGACACTGCTTAGGATCAGTAGAATGgaattttgacttttaaaatacgTTTTCTGATGATTGTTTTATATGCATGCACAGCTCTttctaaaattctattttatcAGCCTGTGATTAAATATTGACTAAGGAACAAGGAGATCAAAGCCTTATTAGACATCCAGAACTATTATTCCCTTTGTTTCTCAAAATATACCAAACTAATTCCTTTATCGCATAAGTGTTtttatttagattgtttccagtgcTGGTCCTTCAGGGTTAATGCTACAGTTTATTAAAATGCATTATATGGGGTCACCATAGTCAGGTTTTTGCTTGTTCTTTTAGAACACTTGTGAAAGAcgaaaagataaaattttaatctcATTTGTTATTTAACTCAGCTCTTAATGGACCTttcccatcatcatcatcatcatcatcttctttccACTCTTTCCATTCCATCATTGCACAGACACCTACCCCTCTCCTGAAACAATCTCGTTGAAGAGCTAACTGACATAGGAAGCACAGTGGGCGTGACTCGGTGGTGGAGGACTTACGGGGAGGACTCAGTCAtcagccctggcttccctgggtgctgcctcCAAAATTCCATGGATAAAGGTGGCTGAGAGTCACACTTGCTGCCTTAAAAATCATAAGATTAATTAGTGGTGTGGATGAataattctttattcattgatcTTATGAAATCTCATCTAGCTAAAATGGGAATTCCCTTCAATGGACATATGATTGCAAGTTCACTGCCCATAAGCTTTCCGGTCATGTATCACCACCTACGATGACTGATTTCTATAAATTTCTGTGTTGATATTTATGGGAAAGAAAAAGCATTAACTCCATTTGCTATTTCCCTCCCTGGTtatttcctctctccaccttgGGGTATTTCCAGGGTTGCAGAGTGTGTACCCAGTGCGATTAGCTCATTCTTTCATGGCCTGCCCCAGAACCAAGCTCCTATCACTGAGATTGTGTTTGAAGAGTCCTGGAGATTAAATACGTGTGCTTTTTTACTTTTGTCCACTGGTTCTTTGGATGTGTGCGATGCCTCTCTGTAACCATGGCTCATTGCCTCTCCCGCCCCCCACTTTGGTGACCAAAGACAACAAGAACCAGCCTTATCGACAGAAGCAGTAATGTTTCGGATAATAATGGACCCGTATAACCTCACAGGACTGTCTTTTCCCTTTCAGCGGCGGGCTGCTGACAACCTGAGGAGACACCACCAATATCAAGTAAGTAATGCTGAAGTTCAGTCCCCAAATCGCTGTTAAAATGGGCAGAAATTGAACTCCTGAACTGAATGTCAATCCTGTCTCTCAGGAGGTCATGAGGAATCTAGTGAAGCGGTACGTGGCGGCCATGATCAGAGAGGCAAAAACCGAAGAAGGCCTGACAGAGGAGAATGTCAAGGTAAGGCCTCACCTGGAGGCAGCCTGTGGAGGCTCTAAAACCAGAGCTGCAAACGCAACCCTATGTGTTCTTACAGACATCTGTGTCATGCCTTCtgtgttttaaattaaatgtcTATGGAGTTTAGGgagagggaagacagacagaaagaaaaaaaaaagtagagataGTTCCCAGATTGCTTTGAAACATACTTAACTCACTCTCAAGGGGACTTAACTTAGTGGTAAGGGAAATCCTAGTCCCTGCTAGCATGCTGACCATGACCCCAATCCCTGCTACCGGGTAAGCCTTCCATTTGTATGTCAGCCTGATTTCTAAGTTGGAAGAAGCATTTACGAACCAGCCCACTAACAATAGCACAAGCTTCCTGGGTCACTGCAGCTCTTGGGGGCAGGGATTTAaggtttgctttcattttaaacttagtctttggacttgattttctaattttaaagtcATGTGACTGGTAGTGAGTGAAGCCAGGAAAATGAGAAATTTCAGATTAAATGTTAAGTGATTCTTTTATTCCACATGACTGTCCAGAAACGTTAGAGGAAAGTTTAAGGTGAACAAGATTTGACAGGCAAAATCAAACACACCAAAGCATTAAAGACCTCTACAGCAACCGCAGCTAAGCACTCATTGAGGTCAGCAAGTCAGGGAACCAGCAAGCCTACAGAACAGATTGTCAATCAACTAAATTCCAGAATATTTTACTGTAAATCTCAATGATGAGGCTAAGCGATTCTCTTTGCCCTGGAGGGCAGTAGGGGATAGGGTGGGAGCAAAGAAGTTTTCCAAAGACATAGGAAAAAGATCTAGGAGTCTCATGTGAATTGGAGCCAGGCCTTAAGGACATAGTGGTTGGCGTAAGACACTCCCCAAGGTACCGAGACTTGGAAGTTTCTCGGAAGGGTAGGCTCCATGTCATTTTGCTTTGGATACCCCTTTGCATAGAAAAAATGCTTTAAGACATGTGAACCCAAGAGCACAAAGTGGCCTGACAGTTATATGCAGACTCCAGAGAGGAAATAATTTGAAACCAccatctcaaagaaaataaaaaccaaaaaaaaaaaatcaacaaatctgCTGAACAGTCCTTAGAAGATTTCTTTTTGTGCCTTagccattttttttcctcagtgtgACAAAACACTAGAGAGAGGCACCTTAAAAGAGAAAGTGTTTGGGTCATGGTTTTAGAAGTGTTGATTTGTCTGGCAGAGAGGATAAGGTGGAATAGTTCCCACCATTGCTGCCAAAGGCGCTATGTAGTCCCATGGACATGCTCTTTGTGACCTCCTTTACCCAGTAGGTCCCACCTAGCCCTAGGTGCCATGATGTTATGAATCCATCATGAAATTAATCCATTGAGTGGGGCTTGTATCTTCAGCATCACAGACACACCTAGGAGCATGCTTTGGGGATCTCTCTGCTCAGTCATGTTGGCAGTGAAGACCAACCGCACACTAGGACATAAAATGCCGACAGGGAAGTCACATCAAAATGACACCAGGTGACACAGAAAGAGCCTGGCTTGCTAAGTAGAGTCCCAGGAGAGCAGAGCCCTAGGTCTTCAAAGGCACAGGGCCATTTCAGGTCTATGACATTGGGATATCATGTTTCCAGAAGTGACCACCTAATCTGTCATTTAAATTTCACTCAGGAACTAAAGCAAGACATTTCTAGCTTCCGCTTTGAAGTTCTGGGATTGCTCCGAGGAAGCAAGCTCTCCACAATACCGTCAGGCACCGCGGCGAGTTCAGCAGACGCCGACGAAAAGAGCCACACTGAAGGTAATAGCAAGGACAAGAGAAAGAATCTCAGCCTCTTTGATTTAACCACTCTGATCCACCCGAGGTCAGCAGCCATTGCCTCCGAGAGACATACCATAAGCAATGGTTCCGCTCTGGTGGTGCAGGAGCCGCCcagggagaagcagagaaaagtgaaTTTTGTGGCTGATATCAAAAACTTCGGGTTGTTTCATAGACGGTCAAAACAAAATGCTGCTGAGCAAAACGCCAACCAAATCTTCTCTGTTTCAGAAGAAATTACTCGTCAACAGGCGGCAGGACCACTTGAGAGAAATATCCAACTGGAATCCCACGGATTAGCTTCACGGGGTGACCTCAGCATTCCTGGGCTCAATGAACAGTGTGTACTAGTAGACCATAGAGAAAGGAATACGGACACTTTGGGTTTACAGGTAGGCAAGAGAGTGTGCTCCTTCAAGTCAGAGAAGGTGGTGGTGGAAGACACTGTCCCCATCATACCGAAGGAGAAGCATGCCCACGAGGAGGACTCGAGCATAGACTATGACTTAAGCCCCACGGACACAGCAGCCCTCGAAGATTACGTGACCACGAGATTGTGACAGTCGGAGGAGGAATGTTTACCATACCTATACATATTTTCCATAGTGCTCTGGGTGGGGGGAAATGTTTGAAATTCCATTATCAAATGCTAATTGACACTTTCTAGTGTTTATCCATCGTGGCATAGCAACCTGTAACATGTTTGAACAAAGCAGAGGTAACCTGAACCTCCCCCCGCCTTTTGTAGCCTGCTTTTGCTTTCACGgtttattttacaaatgtttcTGTTAAATAAAAGCACCTCGTACTCCTTGTACTGTTAAAACCACCCACAGAAAATTTCTAGCTATCTTTTTCAATTAAAGCCAATGCAATTGATTACATGTGGTAAGTGACTTCTACAATAGCCATTTTTATATGCAAAAACGGAGTATAGGGAAATATTCAAGGCTGGACATTTTGAcaacttggggggggggcggaatTGCTAGAGATGGTTATTCCCTGAAGAATTCCATGCAACACTACAGCTTGTCTCCAATAAGCAACCATTACCAAATTACTTCTTACCATATCAGACACAGTTAAAACAAGCTACCATCCGCCCGTGAGATCTACATCCCAACCCTTTGGTACGAAGAAAGTCTGAGGCAGTTTGCAAGTCTTCTAGGCTCTATTTTCAAGAGTCGAAGAAGGTTTGTCTTGATGGCTGATGGTTTGTGTTGGCAATTTGTCCTCAAGTTCATAcctccaacttaaaaaaaaaaaaaaacagttgtgagcttccgGTTCAACTGCTTATCAAGACAAATGTAGATCTTTGTCTTTGTCCCCAGTTAGGAAATGCAGCTCTTGGCTCTcagtaataaaacaataaactctGGTTGTTCAAGAGAATGAGCACACCCAGGAGAAAGTAAAATCGCCCTAGAGCCCAAGGCAAAGGAAAGTTGTTTTTCAACGCTCTGAGCACTCAGTGTTGTTAACCCCTTAGCAGGGGAATGAAAGCCTGTCAGCTCCCGCTTCCCCAAGTGACGGGTAGATACTTCTTTACAAAGAAAAGGACTCAAAACCTTTATCAGTAGAATCAATACAGTGTATAGTTTCCCTTATGGGAAGTAGCTGATCCCTGCCTCTTTTGTTGTTTACAAGATAATTTTCCTTATATGGTATTCCTTTCCCAggttttcaaaaggaaaacattcacacataatCTAAGGATGGCACTGGCAGTTTCTTAAAGTTTAAATTAATTACTCCTGTCTCTTTTTAAGGAGCCACAGGAAGTTCCCTCCCCACATGCAATTAGCTTTTCCTTCAAATCAGTGAAAATTGTTGAGTCTGTTTCACTGTAGGATTTGTCTCTGTAGACTCCAGGAATTATATAATTTAGCGCTGACCCAAGCTGTAATATGACCGTGAAGTAAGAAGTTGCAGCTGGGATGGTGTCAGTCACTCTTCTCTGTGGACAATACAGGTAGACATATTTATCTCATGTCCAGATGAGGAAATCCAGTCAAGCCATAACCTAAGGTAACTCATTCATGAAGGAGCTTTTCCATACCCTTAGGGGTCATTCTGGTCACCACAGCGCCCCAAACATAAACACAAGGAAAGCAATGTCTGCACAGAGGGATTTTGATTCTGAagccttgttttttgttgttgttttgtttgtttgtttgacagtTAGTTAGGTAAAACTCCACAAGTGTGTGTCCCTTCTTGTAAAATAAGAATATGCACAAAATTTAAATCTTTAGACCAAATCACATGACAGGAGTTAGAGGATTTTAAGCGGTATGGAGCATGGGGTCTCGGTaaacagtgtgcagtgtggggTCTCAGAAGTATGATTGTGGGGTCCCAGCAGTATGATTGTGGGGTCTCAGTAACCAGCAGCATAGTGTCTAAGTATTAGAAAGCCAAGACATTGAGCATCACCCCTAGATCTGTTTTGCCTGAGGATTTAAGAGAGGACTGGGGGTGTCTGGAGAACCCTAACCTGGAGAACGTGTGCAATGTTTCATGTACACCTTTATCTCCAGTGTATCAGCGCACAGAGTAAACTATAGTTCTACCAGAATATTCCAGGTACCCAGTAATAGGAGTTCTGCAGGcttatttttaatcttatgtgtttttttaaataaatgacccTGTATATCACCATTCTGCATGTCTTAGCAGAATGGAATTTCAAATCCTCTCTATGCTTCAAACAATGCGAAAGGTAATAAAGCCAACGCCACCTTTATCCTTTTTCTCTGTCTGGTAGCTTTCCGTATTGGGTAGGAGAGCTGACATTTTCCCAGAAACCTGGTGactggcaagtgtgtgtgtggatcACCTACTTCAGTGTCCTGGAAATGGTTGCGCTCACAGCTCTGGGAGGTCATTGATAGGTGCCCTATAAGTAGGCGTGAAGTATTGCCATTGGTGTCCAATGCCCTGAAGATATTTTATGCTCTGATCACTGTGCAGCGTTAACAAGGAGGAACAGACTGTCCGGAGTAAGAATGGGAAGTAACAGTGGTTCTCAGGCGAAGGAAGCTGCTCTTAAGGCCTTAAGTAAGCAACTTGGTTTTCCATCATTGTTCTATTGCCTATACATAGAAATTCCCAATACTCAAGAGAAGTTTAAAAATTGCCTTCCATTTGtgttaataacacacacacacacacacatatggttttATTCCCTtgatcttaaaagaaaatatacattggggggaggggagcctgGATTAATAGAGTATTTTATGGAAAGTCCAGCTGAACATTAACAGATCTGAGATAAATTAACAAGACTGCCTTCTCGTGTATATGAAGAGTTGTgtgatgaggacacacacacacacacacacacctgtgggcCAGTGGTGTGATCCTGATGGTCTCCATATAAATAAATCTGTATTCGCTTTAGTAAGAAAACTGGCTATTGAAAAactggtagtttttttttttgtaaaatgatgAAGTATTTTTCAGAGTGTTTATAATCCTGGAAAAATTATGTTTCCTTAGTCTCCTATGTGTATAACAAATTttattaaatcatattttatttgctGGCTAGTGATTAAAAgagtgtaaaagaaaaaaaaaagtcatccctCGCTACGACATGACTAGCAGCCTTACTTCAGGGATCCCTGCAAGAATGCAAACCATAGCGTTCTGTGAATAACTCTGGGGGAGTAAAGGAAATACTAGAAAGAAATACTCGGAATAAAAGAAATCAGTGAACTTTCAAGACAGCGTTCTCATAAGCGCAGCTGGCTTTCTAGCAGCTAGAGCGACAATCTAGGCGATCATGGCACGAAATGCCTTCCTCCGCTTATACTAACTAGTCCGTGATAGACAGGGAATTCAGCTGAGAGAATGGTTGACCATGGCCAGTCCTGTGACCCCTCTCCAACCACGCCCATTTCTAGGCACAAAGCCCTGTTAGCAACAGGGTGCGTGGCTGCCTCTCACCCTCAACCTTCAAATCCAGCCTGACGGAAACCACTTGAGCATCTCTGTGAATACATTTGCGCTGGTCCAGATTTCACAAGGACCACCTGTCTGACTATAGGTTATCGTGCTGAAAAtcagttctattttttttcttaagttttaagCACAGAGCTACCAGTAAACTCAAAATTGCAGTATACACCACTGGCCGTTCCCTTAGATACCACAAATTCCAGCGATCTTACAGTCTTAGGTGGCGTTTTGCTCAGGCGGTTTATCGtgctttgtttatttgatttttacatttaaatatttaaactgtCTTAAATAAATTCTCCATAGATAACCGAAGAAACAAAGGCTCGTGAGATTTATGAAAACACTAAACTTACCTTGATGTTCAGTGCCTGAGTTGAGTTGAAgcataaatcaaaatttaaacagCAACTAAGCTTACAACTCCCTATCAGGTGTTCGGGGGCAGACATCAGATTCTTTGGACTTTTAGCAGCTGGAATTTCCTTCAGGAGAATTGCTTATTCCAGTTCCTTAAGTAGAAGGAAGACACCTGCAGTTGCCCAAACTTACACAATGAGAAGCAAAATAATCCTTATCCTTCACTTTTGGTACGAAATCGCTTTAGCGGGTTTTAAAAGCCCCCTTCTTAGAGTTTTCGAAACATACCGAGTTTGGTTCACTTCAAATGCAGAATTTTGTGATAAGCCTAAAGGCACACGGGTGTCAATGATGTGTACCCAGTCTCAAGTGTACCCACTCTGCTGGAAAGGGACAGAGCTGAGGATGAAAAGCTGAGCCAAGATGAGGTCTTGAGACCAGGGCCAGGGTGGGGTGCAGCCAGGCATCGCTGGCCTGACCCACGCTGGAGATGTCTGAAGGAAACCAGATTCAAACCTTCCATCCCCTAGAACTGCGCATGGGGATAAAACAGTATGATAGGGCTTCAAGTCCTTGGAATGAGCTGAGATTGCCGTGAACCAAGGTAGGCCATTAGCGAGAAAGCACTTTCTGTAcagctcagtaaaaacaatagaaaactaaataaaaagaaaccactCCCCCATCAGAGATATCCAGTGTGATAACAGTGAAAATTACCCTGTTGGCGATATCTTAACATATTTTGCTTGGTGTGACTTAATATTAATTGAATTTTAGGTTGCTTTTTTACCTTTCAGTGCGGCTGTTAACGAGGTAAAAACACATATAGGGCAAGCGTGTGTAACAAAACATCTGTGTCTGTTCACTGGGCTCACTTCAGTCCCAAATCTGCATTACAAGGGTGAGTTTATATATTTGAACGAcgcaacacaaacaaacaaacaagaaacaaaacacggTGTGGTCCATTGAAATCGGGAGCTTCTCCTAGGTTCTTAATCTTTTGGAAAGACTGGAGATTTTTGTAGTTTTCCAGAAGTCTCTGCTGTGGCTTTTCAAAAGTGTAAGCACATCAGTACATGTAGGGATGCACCTGTCTTGGTTACAGTCGGTTGCTTTGTTAAGGACGAGTTACTCCTCTCCACAGCACTTGGTAGCTTTCCCTCATCTAACGGTGTGACTGAAACCATCTGTGCTCCCTTACGATACCGCAGAGCATCTGAAGCCACTCACGCATTCTTTGCTTGACTGTTTTTCCGACTGCAGCAAGTCCACATACAGTTTCCTGGGGGACAGACGCCAGGCACTTCTGAAAGGCAAATGTGTTGATTTCTGTCCTGTGTTTCCAGGCCACTGGGGTCCCCGCCTCCCCAGGGGTGAGTGTCAACGCCCCCAGTGGCCTGACTGTGGTATGAGCATGCTTCTCTCTCAAGCTAAACTTTGGCAGCTCTCAGATTCTTATTAACTGCTTTGTACTTTTTActctctttccccctccagcCTTAAGTAAAAGTGTTATACTAATGTCATGCTTACATTTTCTCTGATGTAGTAATTTAGTCATTGTAATGGACTTATTTTATATTCTcctttaggctttttttttttttttttttttttt
This region includes:
- the Trpc4 gene encoding short transient receptor potential channel 4 isoform X4 codes for the protein MWDGGLQDYIHDWWNLMDFVMNSLYLATISLKIVAFVKYSALNPRDTWDMWHPTLVAEALFAIANIFSSLRLISLFTANSHLGPLQISLGRMLLDILKFLFIYCLVLLAFANGLNQLYFYYEETKGLNCKGIRCEKQNNAFSTLFETLQSLFWSIFGLINLYVTNVNAQHEFTEFVGATMFGTYNVISLVVLLNMLIAMMNNSYQLIADHADIEWKFARTKLWMSYFEEGGTLPTPFNVIPSPKSLWYLVKWIWTHLCKKKMRRKPESFGTIGRRAADNLRRHHQYQEVMRNLVKRYVAAMIREAKTEEGLTEENVKELKQDISSFRFEVLGLLRGSKLSTIPSGTAASSADADEKSHTEGNSKDKRKNLSLFDLTTLIHPRSAAIASERHTISNGSALVVQEPPREKQRKVNFVADIKNFGLFHRRSKQNAAEQNANQIFSVSEEITRQQAAGPLERNIQLESHGLASRGDLSIPGLNEQCVLVDHRERNTDTLGLQVGKRVCSFKSEKVVVEDTVPIIPKEKHAHEEDSSIDYDLSPTDTAALEDYVTTRL